The nucleotide window AACAATCCTTCTTTCGTTCTTCCTCAAACTCCGTACCTAATCAAACACCGCCATATAAGCAGGGTTGTTCTGTGAATGCAGGGGAAGGCTTGTATATTTGGGAAGTCCAACAGGAGTAGCAGCTTTTCTAGCTGGTTTTGCAAGACCAGTTCCAGATGGCGAAAACAGCTTAGAGTACCTGTTAGATGTGATCAAAGAGTATGATGAATCAACTGTTGGACTTGATCCTCTTGTCTTGTATCAAAGGGATGGCATCAAACCTGATCAAACAGCTAAAACCCCTCTCCGAAAACCTCCAAAAACACCAAGAGCTCCTCGAACTCCTTATGGAAAGTCACCCTGGACCAAACATATTAGCCTCCGAAGCTCTCATTTTTCTGTTGGAAACATGAATTCCCAACGAGATCCTAAGGATCAGTCTGAATCTAATGTTAATAGTTTCGGTTATGATGATGAGGACGATGAGGAAGATTTTGATAACTCGTTGGAACGTAAGGTTCCTCAAACACCTATGAGTATGCAGAGTGGGGTTCATCCTCGTTTGGCTTCACATTTCTACAAAGATTTCTCCGTTTGGCTATACAATGGCGTTAAAGGGACTCCTCTTCGTCCACCAACATGGAACCATGGAGGAAGAACACAAATTTCTGGTGCAAAATCAAGCATGTCTTCAGGTCATCCATTCCCAATGTCTCAACAAACACCTTCACGTGTTAAAACTCCAGTAGTATCAGCAATTTTCACTCCAGGACGAGAAGGAATAGAGTACTCATCGTATAATCCATCATACGAAGAAGTATTTGAAATCGAAGAAGTACTCGATGAACCAGTTCACAGGCACAAATTCGCAAATCCCTGGCTTAGAGAAGTTATAGTCCTCTGTTGGCGTACCACATTGAATGTAATTCGTACTCCTGAACTCTTCCTATCTCGTGAAATCGTCTTAACAGTCATGGGACTAGTCCTGTCTTCTTTCTTCCGAAGACTAGATCATTTCGACTTCACAACAATCAATCACCTCCTCAACTTCTACATCTTCACAATTTGCCTAGTCTTTTTCTCCTCGAACGATGCTGTTCCAACATTCATCCAAGAGCGTTTCATCTTCATTCGCGAGACATCTCACAACGCTTATAGAGCATCTTCTTATGTCATTTCCTCCCTCATAGTATACCTCCCCTTTTTCGCGATCCAAGCCTTTACATTCGCTGCCATAACACAATACATTCTTAGAATCAACAGCAGCATTTTAAGCTTCTGGATAATCCTCTATTCCTCACTCATAACTAGCAATGCTTATGTGATGTTAGTAAGTGCACTTGTACCTAGTTACATCACGGGGTACGCGATCGTTATAGCTACAACAGCTCTATTCTTCCTAACATGTGGATTTTTCTTGAAGAGGACTCAAATTCCTTTGGTTTGGAGATGGCTACATTACATATCAGCAATCAAATATCCATTTGAAGCGTTGttgattaatgaatttaaaGGGACAAAAAATTGTTACAATGGTGACCTAGCTGATCTTTCACCTGGTCCTTTAGGTGATGTGAAGATTAGTCAATTGCATAAGGATTCAATTGCATCACAAAATTGCACATTGATTGGAGAAGATGTTTTGTTTTCTATGGACATTACAAAGGAGAATATTTGGTTGGATATTGTCATCTTGTTGGCTTGGGGAGTTCTTTATcgtcttttcttttatttagttCTTAGGTTTTACtcaaagaatgaaagaaaatgatGCGCGTCTTTGATTAATAGTTTGGTTAAGATATATTGtttgtattataaataatttttaacgatGCAATGAATAAGTTATGCTACTCTCCAtatgttccattttatgtgacacgaTTCTTTATTGATAAATCATATCATTAACAGAGCAAGCTATATATCCATTGTCCTTAATTAGGATTACTAGCTAAATTAGGAGTCGCATTGGCTTGACATGCAGGTCTAATATAGGATTTTCTCAAGATAAATATATACTATAGGTTATTTAGACCAAAGTAATTAGATTCGACCCCTAAGCGCCATTAATGAATAGTCAATGGCTTAAGCCTTAATGGACTCTGTGTTCATGGCCTGATACGATAGCTGTCAATGGCTTTATCCATGAGTTTGACcgggttttttttattttcctggTGTTCGATACTCACATTGAAACCCGATTAAATCTAGATTGAAGTAAAACGCTTCCTAATAAAGGTGACTCCGTACCCGAAAAACTCAGACTCGAAACCTCTGGTTGGTTAAGAATGAAGGAGTACCACTTCACCGCAACCATGTCGGTATGAGTTTAACAGTTTCAGCTGAAAGTTCTACTGAAACTTCCCTTAAGTTTTTCTTCCTATTAATTATGATGAATGACAGGTTTGTGTCACCTTTTAATTTGGCCCATGGGGAGTACTCTGTTTTCTTgtttaaaaaggaagaaaagaacACACTCGTAAaacgagaaagaaaaaaaaaagagtgagaAAAACACAAAAGAACCAATTAGTCATTGATCAGTACATATGTGGACCAAAGGTCAGTTGTTGTTTAGTGACCGTataaaaataagggaaaattgtactagtatataatagcaaattattaattcaaattaaatgttataattacaatttgatttaattgtaacccgtagcAAACTGTTGTCATTTTCCTCTCTCCCTAaaattctcgctcgccactctccctctctcgcttgccagtctctccctcgcctctctcactttatacaaacacaaatgtataaattgcgtttatGTAAgcgagaaaattgtatatacacattcacatatatatatcttcgtcctatacacttataattatacaatacaaatcttcctctgcccagttctcttttgcctttctctctttctcgctttatacaaacacaaattatatacaaaatacaatgtataatttgtgtttgtatatagTGAGAGAGAGAAAGATTTGATATATAAGCgttttattttgattcaattgtatacaaattcaaaatttatgcagatatacaaacacataaaattaaattgagagGTTACtagcgatttatacaaacgaaaGACTTctaacgatttatacaaatgagagaCTGCCAACgattttatacaaatctgatgcCCCTAACGATTTATAcaatggagcgcaattatgcaaactatagctataacatacaaatatgatttttatgttgggaaaatgcataagtacccccccagcctatgcccgaaatcccacagacacacctaacctttactaaggtcctattacccccccgaacttaatttatttataatattctaccccttttcggcctacgtggcactatccttgaaaaaaaagtcaacatgcgctgggcccacaagacagTGCCacataggccaaaaaggggtagaatattacatataaaataagttcgggggggtNNNNNNNNNNNNNNNNNNNNNNNNNNNNNNNNNNNNNNNNNNNNNNNNNNNNNNNNNNNNNNNNNNNNNNNNNNNNNNNNNNNNNNNNNNNNNNNNNNNNNNNNNNNNNNNNNNNNNNNNNNNNNNNNNNNNNNNNNNNNNNNNNNNNNNNNNNNNNNNNNNNNNNNNNNNNNNNNNNNNNNNNNNNNNNNNNNNNNNNNNNNNNNNNNNNNNNNNNNNNNNNNNNNNNNNNNNNNNNNNNNNNNNNNNNNNNNNNNNNNNNNNNNNNNNNNNNNNNNNNNNNNNNNNNNNNNNNNNNNNNNNNNNNNNNNNNNNNNNNNNNNNNNNNNNNNNNNNNNNNNNNNNNNtttttccatttcttcttagattttcaagcattacaacaaccatagtaaaatgtggggtaaccaaattatcaacttcatcaaagctatggttctaactcttatatttatttgaaatttgtcaacttattacttgtagaactatgttaacaattcatataatgattgcccgagtaaaataatatttttcaacgttgaattaataaaatcttatttaaaactaataattgaaaaagaaatcgaataaatcatttatatataaaaaaaatattaagtaatactttgcatttaaaaatgtaagaaaaataaattttaaataaatgcatgtgaagtttatttagattttaggcctctaattaaAATTTCACTTTAGGCCTCCgattacgttgagccgcccctgtagagtgtattagtaatatttgtattaattatacatatattacttTCTTATGCATTATTTGGTTTAGTGTAGTGGAAAAGATCTAATAACCCatgaaaaataattgagttcttaaccatgctaatgcatgTATTTAAATCTCTTTGCATTATTAATACCTAAAAATCTATGGTCTAATACACACTTGAATAAACAATAAAGTGGTTAcgttattaattatatatagcataaaaaaaaatgtatatcaaACAAGATATTgctaatacatatattattttaactaatataCCCTACCAAACGACCACTAACGGATTAATTACATGTTTAGGTTGACGTAAGACCAAATATTGATTATATATGACATCGCTGACTTGGATGTTAAGATATTCAAACAAGTAGTTTCACCAAAACTCTGCTACCTGTTTTTAATGGAGTATTGAGTATTCTGCACGTATCTCCTCCTATTTTCCAAACTGAGTGGTTGTTAGGAAACATACTTGGTATTCCTCCCAAGTCGTTTTGTAAATTGAGTCGATCTTTAATTGTTCTTGTTCTACACGAATTCCCTCTATTTCAATTGACGTGAcgtctttttcttttcaattaaaTGTCATCTTTTTATAATCAGAAATAACAAACTTaactataaaagtttcttttttcttcttaagttttgtgtcaaaccaaacaatgttacataaattgagacgaagGAAGTTACTTAAGAGCTAGGAAAGAATTAATACTCTCGCATTTTACCctccaaatttaattttatgccCATATTATTTAGGTTTGGGGTTCATCTAATTCTAATTACAAGTTATTAAGGGCTTGTGAATTAGTACATTTAGGAGTCGTTTGGTAGGATGTATTGGTCATggtattttttaatcttttgtttgataagattttgagaaatatttccACAACAACTAAAATTCTTCAATTTATGTACTCTATGGTTTAAGATTCCATTTATTGCATGTAACTTTGTATTATTTTCCCTATTCTTCCTTCCCTACTTGAataaaaataagcaaaagtttggaagaataacaatttaaaaataaattaaccaaAGAGAAAGTATCAAAGTTGTTAACTAAAGAGACCTAGTGACTAATGTGTTGGAATTAAAACTTATTAATGGTTGAATGATTCACACTTATCTAGATTAAAGCTTTCTAAAACAAATTGGAAGTTGGCTAGTCTTATGAAACTTCCTACATTTGTTCTCTTGAATTCTTTATTTGGATATTCAcaattaaaaatacataaattaacGATGAACGAATTCTATAACCAGATGGCAAAATTCTCTAATTATATgtttgacataatacataaacatgactcttAACTTGGCTTCACCGGACAactatgtcctccaactttgaatgtgcacaagtaggcacttaaacttatataaaatcgaacaagtaaacacacgtgtcctacatgacataatacatgtaggacgccACATAAGACACAAAATTACCATGTAGGACAAATATGtctatatattcaattttatacaagtttaaggtcaacttgtgcacacccaaagttaaaggtcatagttgtcaGCTGATGTCGAGTTAAGAGTAGTCATGATTATGTATTATACTTAAATGTTTCTAGTATATATATGATGTAAACTATACATATGTCATACCATGGTCACAATGTCAAATTCTATGGTGACCTAGCTGATCTTTCACCTGGTCCTTTAGGTGATGTGAAGATTAGTCAATTGCATCACAAAATTGCACATTGATTGGAGAAGATGTTTTGTTTTCTATGGACATTACAAAGGAGAATATTTGGTTGGATATTGTCATCTTGTTGGCTTGGGGAGTTCTTTATCGTCTTTTCTTTTATGTAGTTCTTAGGTTTTACtcaaagaatgaaagaaaatgatgtTCGTCTTTGATTAAAAGTTTGGTTAAGATATATTGtttgtattataaatattttttaacgaTCTCTTGGTACCATACTGTTGCAGCATCAGCGGAAGTAACCATTGATCAATTGATGGAAGTTCCTATGTGTAGTAAATTCTGAAAAAGAACAAATGAAGATTTTGATTTGATCAAGTATAGTTGAGGGTTGGTGTTCAGTGTGGGCAGTCTCCGGTATCATAAGTCATATCGTTTCTACTTTTTCGGGAAAACCGGTTTTCGGGTATCTAGGCATGGTTTATGCCATGATCAGTATAGGTGTTCTTGGATTTCTTGAATAAGTTATGCTACTCTCCatatgtttcattttatgtgacacgaTTCTTTATTGATAAACTATATCATTATAGTAATAATTTGTGCAGTATTGAAGCAGGTCATCGACTATACAGAAATACATTAATACAAATAACAAGTTGTATTTAACTAACAGAGCAAGCTATATATCCATTGCCCCTTAATTAGGATTACTAGCTAAATTAGGAATCGCATCCTATGACATGCAGGTCCAATATACAGATTCCGAGAGGATttgaaaaattatctaaatacacattttattttaccataatctctaaaattttctatcattttttaaaaaaaaatcaaaaataccCTCTCGGATACAGCCCTCCTCTCTTGCTAATACATGTTATATCCCTCTCAGATACATCCTTCCCCTATATATACGGATGTCTTATCCCCTCTCTAATACATCCTTCCCCTATGTATCCATATATTCGAATGATGTATCCGGAAGTCCAACATGCcagaattcataaattttaagaaattcttgtaatttgaaaaatagtgGGAAAATAATGTTTTAACTATGTAAAttgtattactccctccgtcccattttatgtggcacttttcggaTTTCAAGATGCAAACGAATCTGTCTTTGACCGTAAGTTTTTCATAAatcctttaaatattttaaattatcaatcattgtgacttataatactttttacgtagtttacaaatatataaatctcatttaaaaaaatttgactatTTCATGCACAAACTCCCGATCAAAcgtaaactgtttgactctcgaaaaataaaaagtgtcacataaattgagacagaagAAGTAATATATATGGGTTATTCAGAGCAAAGTTATTGGATTCGCCGACCCCAAGCGCCAGTAATGAGTAGTCAATGGCTTAATGAACTCTGTCTTCATGGGCTGATACGATAGCTGTCAATGGCTTTATCCATGAGTTTTGACAGtttctttttttgagtttttccaCATTGGAGCCCGATTAAGTTTGAATTTGCCTATTCTATACCCGAGAAACTCAACcgctaatt belongs to Solanum stenotomum isolate F172 chromosome 1, ASM1918654v1, whole genome shotgun sequence and includes:
- the LOC125842727 gene encoding ABC transporter G family member STR; its protein translation is MAKFKRTDTNRSLETLLDLDKSAPLNKINGVNLAKQPTRKLIPGHGLEFTNLSYSVTKKVKKDGVWINREAYLLNDISGQALRGEIMAIMGPSGAGKSTFLDAIAGRIARGSLEGTVRIDGKPVTTSYMKMISSYVMQDDQLFPMLTVYETFMFAAEVRLPPSISRAEKKKRVHELLEQLGLTSATHTYIGDEGRRGVSGGERRRVSIGIDIIHKPSLLFLDEPTSGLDSTSAYSVVEKVKDIARSGSIVLMTIHQPSFRIQMLLDRITVLARGRLVYLGSPTGVAAFLAGFARPVPDGENSLEYLLDVIKEYDESTVGLDPLVLYQRDGIKPDQTAKTPLRKPPKTPRAPRTPYGKSPWTKHISLRSSHFSVGNMNSQRDPKDQSESNVNSFGYDDEDDEEDFDNSLERKVPQTPMSMQSGVHPRLASHFYKDFSVWLYNGVKGTPLRPPTWNHGGRTQISGAKSSMSSGHPFPMSQQTPSRVKTPVVSAIFTPGREGIEYSSYNPSYEEVFEIEEVLDEPVHRHKFANPWLREVIVLCWRTTLNVIRTPELFLSREIVLTVMGLVLSSFFRRLDHFDFTTINHLLNFYIFTICLVFFSSNDAVPTFIQERFIFIRETSHNAYRASSYVISSLIVYLPFFAIQAFTFAAITQYILRINSSILSFWIILYSSLITSNAYVMLVSALVPSYITGYAIVIATTALFFLTCGFFLKRTQIPLVWRWLHYISAIKYPFEALLINEFKGTKNCYNGDLADLSPGPLGDVKISQLHKDSIASQNCTLIGEDVLFSMDITKENIWLDIVILLAWGVLYRLFFYLVLRFYSKNERK